The genomic interval TGACCTCTTTGGTTCTTATATTGAAAAGCTTTTCACGGCATTCCATGTATATATCGAATGAGAGATAGGTGAACATGTCTATTTTTGATTCAATCTCCAGCAGTTTCTCAAATAGCTGATGTTTGCGGATATCATCAGACAACTCATCTCTTATGGTCTTCTTGAGGATGGCTGTGAAACTCACCGCCTGCGAAGGTGTGATATCCTGTACAGCCCTTAATCTTATGATGCTGTCAAGGAAAGGGGCTGTCTTCTCAATGTCTGAATCATTTATTATCCCGTCAAAAATTCCTTCCATCCCCTCTATGATCATGCTCTTTGCAGGGTGATTGAACTGTTTTTTGAGGTTCTTTAAGAATGGTGAGGTCTCTAAGGCGGATGTCTCTGATATATCGATAATTGAATCAAACCACTTTTTGATTATCTGTGGTCTCTTTTCTATTAAAAGGTCTTTGATCTTCATTTAAAAAAGATGCAGGTGTAAGGGTATAATTTAAAGGGTTGGTGCCCTTAACTTTTTAAATCAAGGATACCAACCCTTTAGAATCTTTATCAGAATTAGGTTTATACGCAGCCGGTTGGTTTCGGAAGTCCGGCGTATCTGCATGCCTGCTTGGCAGGGCCGGCAGGGTAAAGCTCGTAAAGATATTTGGTGTTGCCCTTTTCCTTGCCGTATGTCTTTGCAAGTTCTTTTGTAAGGATCTTGATCATAGGTGCAATCTGGAACTTCTCAAAATACTCTCTGAGGAACCTGATGACTTCCCAGTGAGCCTCTGTGAGTTCAAGGCCGTCTTCCTTTGCCATATTGGTGGCAACGCCTTCCTGCCACTCCTGCCAGTCTATCAAGTATCCATCATCATCAACCTCAAAAGATTTTCCGTCAAAGTCTAAAGTTGCCATTAAGTCGTCTCCTTTTATTTGAGTTTATTGCTGGTTTAAATTTTCTCTCGGTCTGATTAAGAAAGACCAGCTATATATTATAAATAAACAAGTTAATGAATATAATAGAAAGCCCTCGGTTTGGTCAAATAAGAAAAATTTATAAACTATTTATCCCTATTAATAAGTTGTTTAATTAGAGCATTAACGCTAACTATCAGAAATTATTAATAAAAAACGCGTTAACTCTTTATGGTGTCTCACGGATTTAGGGCGATCGAGGCTATCCTGCCAACGGTCGTTTCAATGAGGCGGCTATTATCGTAAATAATAAGTGAACCGCTATCTGACGTCATGGCTTTACGTTTTG from Thermodesulfovibrionia bacterium carries:
- a CDS encoding TusE/DsrC/DsvC family sulfur relay protein, whose amino-acid sequence is MATLDFDGKSFEVDDDGYLIDWQEWQEGVATNMAKEDGLELTEAHWEVIRFLREYFEKFQIAPMIKILTKELAKTYGKEKGNTKYLYELYPAGPAKQACRYAGLPKPTGCV
- a CDS encoding RsbRD N-terminal domain-containing protein; this translates as MKIKDLLIEKRPQIIKKWFDSIIDISETSALETSPFLKNLKKQFNHPAKSMIIEGMEGIFDGIINDSDIEKTAPFLDSIIRLRAVQDITPSQAVSFTAILKKTIRDELSDDIRKHQLFEKLLEIESKIDMFTYLSFDIYMECREKLFNIRTKEVKDMTYRLIQSANRATTVREKRPGS